One region of Polynucleobacter sp. Adler-ghost genomic DNA includes:
- the ccmB gene encoding heme exporter protein CcmB codes for MNAFTAIVHRDLLLVMRRKSEVLTALFFFVIVTSLFPLGIGADTALLRKIAPGVIWVAALLSTLLGLQRMFAADYADGTLEQLVLSPNSFTALVFGKIVAHWLVCGLPLVLLAPVIGIQFDLDTQSLKVLMAALLLGTPVLSLLGSVGAALTLGVRGGSVLMSLLILPLYIPVLIFGAGAVYASSVGLDITGHFSLLGALLILALAFVPWVSASAVKIAIE; via the coding sequence ATGAACGCTTTTACCGCTATCGTCCATCGCGATCTATTGTTGGTAATGCGTCGCAAGAGCGAGGTTCTCACTGCATTGTTTTTCTTTGTCATTGTGACAAGTTTATTCCCGCTGGGAATTGGTGCTGATACTGCCTTATTGAGAAAGATTGCTCCTGGTGTGATTTGGGTTGCGGCCTTACTCTCGACCTTACTTGGTTTGCAGCGGATGTTTGCAGCTGATTACGCAGACGGCACCCTAGAGCAACTGGTCTTGTCCCCGAATTCATTTACCGCCTTAGTATTTGGCAAGATCGTTGCCCATTGGCTGGTGTGTGGGCTACCCTTGGTTTTGTTAGCACCGGTGATCGGCATTCAGTTTGACTTAGATACCCAGTCTTTAAAGGTGCTGATGGCAGCCTTATTACTCGGAACACCTGTTTTATCATTGCTAGGCTCGGTTGGGGCGGCCCTCACGCTTGGGGTAAGGGGTGGCAGCGTATTGATGAGCCTCCTGATCTTGCCGCTCTATATTCCTGTACTAATCTTTGGGGCGGGCGCCGTATACGCCAGCAGTGTCGGGCTGGATATCACGGGGCATTTTTCACTGTTGGGCGCTTTATTGATTTTGGCATTAGCATTTGTACCTTGGGTCAGTGCAAGCGCTGTAAAGATTGCTATCGAATGA
- a CDS encoding transporter substrate-binding domain-containing protein, with translation MDSISPEVRMQLAPNGVLSAAVYLGNFLLVTGRSSSGEPTGISPDICRAIAKRLGVELSLIGFNTQDEVVDAVVSGRCGISLLGSDPARAQKLTFTPAYVELEASYLVPANSPINELSQVDQPGVRIASFYKSAYDLWLQRNLKHASLVHADSVQASNELFVSEKLDVLAGLKTGLVAASQNIPGARILDGQFTGIQQAIATQKTHLESIEFLNACVEEFIRSGLVADLISQYQVQGLSVAALP, from the coding sequence ATGGACTCTATTTCGCCTGAAGTCAGAATGCAACTCGCGCCTAATGGCGTTCTATCTGCTGCGGTGTATTTAGGCAACTTCTTATTGGTTACGGGTCGATCATCTTCTGGAGAGCCCACTGGTATCTCACCAGATATCTGCCGCGCTATTGCAAAGCGTTTAGGTGTGGAGTTAAGTTTGATAGGTTTTAATACGCAAGATGAGGTTGTCGATGCCGTCGTCAGTGGAAGATGTGGCATCTCCTTATTGGGCTCCGATCCTGCTCGTGCTCAGAAGCTTACTTTTACTCCTGCCTATGTTGAGCTTGAGGCTAGTTACCTGGTTCCCGCCAACTCCCCCATAAATGAGTTGTCTCAGGTGGATCAGCCAGGGGTGAGGATTGCATCTTTTTACAAAAGTGCTTATGACTTATGGCTACAGCGTAATCTCAAACATGCCAGCCTAGTCCATGCTGATAGTGTGCAAGCGAGTAATGAGCTATTCGTCAGCGAGAAATTAGATGTTTTGGCAGGCTTAAAAACTGGCCTAGTGGCTGCTTCTCAAAATATTCCTGGCGCCAGAATTCTAGATGGGCAATTTACTGGAATACAGCAGGCGATTGCCACACAAAAAACACACCTAGAGTCGATTGAATTTTTGAATGCTTGTGTAGAAGAATTTATTAGATCTGGCTTGGTTGCTGATCTCATTAGTCAATATCAGGTGCAAGGCCTTTCAGTTGCAGCGCTCCCTTAA
- a CDS encoding heme lyase CcmF/NrfE family subunit: MIPEFGHYALILALCIAIIQGTLPLVGAHQSRREWILLARPAAQTVFLLLGIAFVILAWSFYSNDFSVLYVAEHSNSQMPVIYRLGAVWGGHEGSLLLWVFLLSTWTFLVAQLSKALDEFMVARVIGVLGLVTTGLLLFVIATSNPFERLLPAAQDGRSLNPLLQDPGLVFHPPMLYMGYVGFSVAFAFAIASLLSGRLDAAWARWSRPWTTAAWVFLTLGIALGSWWAYYELGWGGWWFWDPVENASFIPWLVGTALLHSLAVTEKRGGFKSWTVLLAITAFSLSLLGTFLVRSGVLTSVHAFATDPTRGVFILIFLVLVVGSSLALYAWRAPKSTLGGKFSLTSRETFILLGNVFLVVSAASVLLGTLYPLLIDALHLGKISVGPPYFNSVFVPIMIPLLVLMGIGPWTSWKNSNLLDVIKRLWIAALVAVIAAALIPFAMGQFTWLSSLGFLLAFWVISSGVLQIIRQAKAGKPTRSFIGMQVAHLGIAVFTIGVTMVGAYQEEKDVRMLAGESVGVGGYDIQLQGVSPVPGPNYKAMQGTFLLTRNGKLEATMYPEKRSYFSSTMPMTEAAIDAGLTRDIYVSLGEELEDKAWAVRVYYKPFVDWIWGGCVLMALGGLLAMSDKRYRMKLKKAAA, translated from the coding sequence ATGATTCCTGAATTTGGGCATTACGCACTAATACTAGCCTTATGTATCGCCATCATTCAAGGGACACTTCCATTGGTCGGTGCACATCAAAGTCGCCGTGAATGGATTTTGTTAGCAAGACCAGCGGCGCAAACTGTTTTTCTATTGCTCGGTATTGCATTTGTGATTTTGGCCTGGAGCTTTTACTCAAATGATTTTTCTGTTCTTTATGTAGCAGAGCATTCAAATTCACAAATGCCCGTCATTTACCGCTTGGGTGCGGTATGGGGTGGTCATGAAGGCTCTCTTTTACTCTGGGTTTTCTTACTATCAACCTGGACTTTTTTAGTAGCTCAGCTTTCGAAGGCGCTAGATGAATTTATGGTGGCGCGTGTGATTGGTGTATTAGGTTTGGTGACTACTGGCCTACTATTGTTCGTGATCGCTACCTCCAATCCTTTTGAGAGACTGCTACCAGCTGCTCAGGATGGACGATCTCTTAATCCACTTCTGCAAGATCCAGGCTTGGTGTTTCATCCTCCAATGTTGTACATGGGATATGTTGGCTTCTCAGTAGCATTTGCATTTGCGATTGCATCTTTGTTATCAGGGCGTTTGGATGCTGCTTGGGCGCGTTGGTCGCGTCCATGGACAACAGCTGCTTGGGTATTTCTTACGCTCGGTATTGCACTGGGTTCTTGGTGGGCTTATTACGAATTAGGTTGGGGTGGCTGGTGGTTCTGGGATCCTGTGGAGAATGCATCATTCATCCCTTGGCTAGTTGGCACTGCTTTGCTCCACTCGCTTGCAGTCACTGAGAAGCGCGGCGGTTTTAAGAGTTGGACAGTGTTGTTAGCGATTACCGCTTTCTCACTATCGCTTTTGGGAACCTTCTTAGTTCGGTCTGGAGTGCTGACTTCAGTGCATGCATTTGCTACTGACCCTACACGCGGCGTCTTTATCTTGATTTTCTTGGTGCTGGTGGTGGGTTCCTCCTTGGCACTTTACGCTTGGCGTGCTCCCAAGAGTACCCTTGGTGGTAAGTTCAGCTTAACATCACGTGAGACCTTCATCTTGCTTGGCAACGTTTTCTTGGTGGTGTCTGCTGCATCAGTACTCTTGGGCACTCTTTACCCTTTACTGATTGATGCTCTTCATTTAGGGAAGATCTCAGTAGGGCCTCCATATTTCAATAGCGTTTTCGTGCCCATCATGATCCCCTTGTTAGTGCTGATGGGAATTGGACCCTGGACAAGCTGGAAGAACTCGAATCTCTTGGATGTCATCAAGCGCTTATGGATTGCAGCCCTGGTTGCAGTGATTGCGGCGGCTTTAATTCCATTTGCCATGGGTCAATTTACTTGGCTCAGCAGTCTTGGTTTCTTATTGGCTTTCTGGGTGATTTCATCTGGCGTACTACAAATTATTCGCCAAGCGAAAGCAGGTAAACCAACGCGTTCATTTATTGGTATGCAGGTAGCGCATTTAGGGATAGCAGTCTTTACGATTGGCGTCACTATGGTGGGCGCCTATCAAGAGGAAAAAGATGTGCGTATGCTCGCCGGTGAAAGCGTAGGTGTCGGTGGCTATGATATTCAGTTGCAGGGTGTTAGCCCTGTTCCTGGCCCGAACTATAAAGCGATGCAAGGTACTTTCTTATTAACTCGCAATGGGAAGCTAGAGGCAACGATGTACCCAGAAAAGCGCAGTTATTTTTCATCAACGATGCCCATGACCGAAGCAGCAATTGATGCAGGACTCACTCGGGATATCTATGTTTCATTGGGTGAAGAGTTAGAGGACAAAGCATGGGCGGTCCGAGTTTATTACAAGCCTTTTGTTGATTGGATTTGGGGTGGTTGTGTATTGATGGCTCTAGGTGGTTTGCTGGCTATGTCCGATAAGCGCTATCGCATGAAGTTGAAGAAGGCGGCGGCATGA
- a CDS encoding DUF2452 domain-containing protein, protein MRIEDTDPARHAGIEYPMEVGAPVFAPIKVLEEKDKAVNVARQNAKLEYDRIMEQAEVLMKQARSLQARLDATEMVHSAKFSFNPLHGKTYHLYFDSRIGSNVLIQNGPDQWSCGIPDAWTYSMAVKKLGDSTWAIVEEDEAVSSSLAVR, encoded by the coding sequence ATGAGAATCGAAGATACCGATCCAGCACGGCATGCTGGCATTGAATATCCCATGGAAGTGGGTGCGCCCGTATTTGCACCGATTAAGGTCTTAGAGGAAAAAGACAAGGCAGTCAATGTCGCGCGCCAGAATGCAAAGCTTGAATACGATCGCATCATGGAGCAAGCTGAAGTATTAATGAAGCAAGCACGTTCTCTTCAGGCTCGTTTAGATGCTACAGAAATGGTCCATAGTGCCAAATTTAGTTTTAATCCCCTCCATGGAAAAACCTACCATCTCTACTTCGATAGCCGCATTGGCAGCAATGTATTGATTCAAAATGGACCTGATCAGTGGAGTTGTGGCATTCCGGATGCCTGGACTTATTCGATGGCAGTCAAAAAGCTTGGGGATAGCACTTGGGCTATCGTTGAGGAGGATGAGGCTGTCTCATCCTCGCTTGCAGTAAGATAA
- a CDS encoding cytochrome c-type biogenesis protein, with the protein MLRKTLQSLLLTFTVLCSIGATAKDAVPLADDPVTEQRLIVISEEMRCLVCQNESLAGSRSDLANDLRREIRILINEGKTDEQIRNFMVERYGDFVLYRPPVKPITWLLWIGPFVILLAGIIGLMVYLRRRNQVVPSTTLSDADNRRIDALLQDAKSRSIENTHD; encoded by the coding sequence ATGTTGAGAAAGACGCTTCAATCCCTCTTGCTCACTTTTACCGTGTTGTGTTCTATCGGTGCAACCGCTAAGGATGCAGTCCCGTTAGCTGATGACCCGGTCACCGAGCAGCGTCTGATTGTGATTTCAGAAGAAATGCGCTGCTTAGTTTGTCAGAATGAATCCCTTGCCGGCTCACGCTCTGATTTAGCAAATGACTTACGCCGAGAAATTCGTATTCTGATCAATGAGGGTAAGACGGATGAGCAAATTCGGAATTTTATGGTGGAGCGTTATGGCGACTTCGTTTTATATCGCCCGCCTGTAAAGCCGATCACCTGGCTCCTATGGATAGGCCCTTTTGTCATCTTGCTCGCCGGAATTATTGGTTTAATGGTGTATCTGCGTCGTAGAAATCAGGTTGTGCCTAGTACCACGCTATCTGATGCGGATAATCGTCGTATTGATGCACTACTTCAGGATGCTAAGTCCCGTTCAATAGAAAATACACATGACTAG
- the ccmD gene encoding heme exporter protein CcmD produces the protein MWNSSAEFFAMGGYALYVWCSFGACAVVFLLEPLTVRARHQAIIRRLQREVLAEQFDQQGGK, from the coding sequence ATGTGGAATAGTTCGGCTGAATTCTTTGCCATGGGTGGCTATGCCCTATATGTATGGTGTAGCTTTGGCGCCTGTGCCGTGGTGTTCTTATTAGAGCCCCTCACTGTTCGTGCACGCCATCAGGCAATCATACGTAGATTGCAACGTGAAGTTTTGGCTGAACAGTTTGATCAACAGGGTGGCAAGTGA
- the ccmE gene encoding cytochrome c maturation protein CcmE: MKPRHKRAAIIVGALIAICIAAVLILNALNSNIALYVTPSEVAAGKSPAGQVFRIGGMVKDGSVKRDGLTVNFVITDMVKDIPVAYTGILPDLFKEGKGAVIQGRLDPSGQFVASEVLAKHDENYMPPEAKHALEQAQKNGNK, encoded by the coding sequence GTGAAACCAAGACATAAGCGAGCTGCCATTATTGTTGGCGCACTGATTGCCATTTGCATCGCGGCAGTATTAATTTTGAATGCCCTCAATAGTAATATTGCCCTCTATGTCACCCCGAGTGAAGTAGCTGCTGGTAAGTCACCGGCTGGTCAAGTCTTTCGTATTGGCGGCATGGTCAAGGATGGATCAGTTAAGCGAGATGGTTTAACAGTGAACTTTGTGATTACCGATATGGTGAAAGATATTCCGGTGGCATACACTGGCATTCTTCCGGATTTATTTAAAGAGGGTAAGGGCGCCGTGATTCAAGGCCGCCTTGATCCAAGCGGACAATTTGTTGCGAGTGAAGTATTAGCTAAGCATGATGAAAACTATATGCCTCCAGAGGCAAAGCATGCTCTAGAGCAGGCTCAAAAAAATGGAAATAAATAA
- the ccmA gene encoding cytochrome c biogenesis heme-transporting ATPase CcmA: MTTTNSSFPASATAALEARKITCVRGDRALFSGLDLQLFAGQCLHIRGENGVGKTSLLRLLTGLASPESGEVYWCGHAIQKQASEYRSKLLFLGHRDALKEDLSAIENLRMYAAIDGIALSEQDAFASLRRFGLKGREDLPIHCLSAGQKKRVLMARMLTRRAQVWILDEPFNALDTHAVGELQDLIVEHLQGNGLVVLTSHQPLTISGLRVLDL, from the coding sequence ATGACAACGACCAATTCTTCCTTCCCAGCATCTGCAACCGCAGCCCTCGAGGCTCGGAAAATCACTTGCGTGCGCGGTGATAGAGCGCTGTTTTCAGGTCTGGATTTACAGTTATTTGCTGGGCAGTGCCTCCATATTCGTGGCGAGAATGGCGTTGGTAAAACAAGCCTCTTGCGCTTACTCACTGGCTTGGCTTCTCCTGAGTCTGGCGAGGTGTATTGGTGTGGCCATGCTATTCAAAAACAAGCCTCGGAATATCGCAGCAAACTTTTGTTTTTAGGTCATCGCGATGCACTAAAAGAAGACCTCAGTGCTATTGAGAATTTGCGCATGTATGCAGCTATCGATGGTATTGCGCTTTCCGAGCAAGATGCTTTTGCTAGCTTACGACGATTTGGCCTGAAGGGGCGCGAAGACCTGCCTATTCATTGTTTATCGGCGGGGCAGAAAAAACGAGTTTTGATGGCGCGCATGCTAACGCGACGAGCGCAAGTATGGATTTTGGATGAGCCCTTTAATGCCTTAGACACCCATGCCGTCGGGGAGTTGCAAGATTTGATCGTCGAGCATCTTCAGGGCAATGGTTTAGTGGTGCTGACTAGTCATCAGCCTTTGACTATTTCTGGTCTGCGAGTACTGGATCTATGA
- a CDS encoding metal-dependent hydrolase, producing MRRYIVLDTFLMGMAAAFLMGSSLLAQAQAPSKSSAQPATEVLWLGQAGFRIKSPSGKAILIDPWITGGPKAPAIYKNDLSAIGPIDLLLVTHAHVDHIGDAPALAKMNNTKLYGPADMVTPLITLGILPADLGHRFNKTGRVTPLPGIKVTAVQAEHSSLLVWKNPATEKMESHAAGEAMGYIIELENGFKIWHMGDTGLFGDMKFIGEHYKPDLVMIPIGGNFTMAPDDAAFALRTWVKPKMVIPMHYNSNPLAKGTLAEFQGAMKGSTIKIIPMTEGQTVQF from the coding sequence ATGCGTAGATATATTGTGTTGGACACTTTTTTAATGGGAATGGCTGCTGCATTCTTAATGGGTTCCTCATTACTTGCCCAAGCTCAAGCGCCTAGCAAATCTAGTGCGCAGCCTGCAACAGAGGTTCTGTGGTTAGGTCAGGCTGGATTTCGCATCAAAAGTCCTAGCGGCAAGGCGATCTTGATCGATCCATGGATTACTGGCGGTCCGAAAGCTCCCGCTATTTATAAGAATGATCTGTCTGCTATTGGCCCGATAGATTTGTTATTGGTAACACATGCTCACGTCGACCACATTGGCGATGCACCTGCGCTTGCAAAAATGAATAACACTAAGTTATATGGACCTGCAGATATGGTGACCCCATTAATTACTCTGGGAATATTGCCTGCCGATCTTGGTCATCGCTTCAATAAAACTGGTCGTGTTACACCATTGCCTGGTATCAAGGTTACGGCTGTGCAGGCTGAGCACTCCTCTTTACTAGTATGGAAGAATCCGGCAACTGAAAAGATGGAGTCTCATGCGGCAGGTGAAGCGATGGGCTACATCATTGAACTTGAGAATGGCTTCAAAATTTGGCACATGGGCGATACAGGACTTTTTGGCGATATGAAATTTATTGGCGAGCACTACAAGCCAGATTTGGTAATGATCCCTATTGGTGGTAATTTCACTATGGCGCCGGACGATGCTGCCTTCGCTTTGCGAACCTGGGTAAAGCCAAAAATGGTGATACCAATGCACTACAACTCCAATCCATTGGCGAAGGGAACCTTGGCTGAATTCCAAGGGGCCATGAAGGGCAGCACAATTAAGATTATTCCCATGACTGAGGGGCAGACAGTTCAGTTCTAA
- a CDS encoding quinone oxidoreductase, with amino-acid sequence MTTARIVSLSELGSADVIQLIDKELPTPGKGEVQLRQTAIGFNFIDVYQRSGVYPLELPTGLGHEAVGVVEALGEGVTRFKLGDRVTYMNAGIGAYASARNVAVDKLVAVPDNVSDEIAAAVFFKAMTAQYLVQKTYKVKSGDVVLVHAAAGGVGQILSGWAKSLGAFVVGTVGSEAKFAAAKEAGCDAVVDYSKPNWVEEFMKATGGRKANVVYDSVAKTTFLGSLDCAAPFGTVALFGAASGPAPEIQPEILNKKGCLFLTRPSVFPHNATPELLQENARAVFDAIAQGRVKVQIGAKFKLEQAADAHKAAEGRKVSGAIVITP; translated from the coding sequence GTGACAACTGCTCGAATTGTTAGTCTTTCAGAACTCGGTAGCGCCGATGTGATTCAATTAATCGATAAAGAGCTTCCAACTCCAGGCAAAGGGGAAGTGCAACTTCGTCAAACCGCGATTGGTTTTAACTTTATTGATGTGTACCAGCGCTCTGGCGTTTACCCCTTGGAACTACCAACAGGTTTAGGCCATGAGGCGGTCGGTGTAGTTGAGGCGCTTGGTGAAGGTGTTACGCGATTCAAGCTAGGCGATCGTGTGACGTACATGAATGCTGGTATCGGTGCTTATGCCAGTGCGCGCAATGTTGCAGTGGATAAGTTGGTTGCAGTGCCAGACAATGTATCCGATGAAATTGCTGCTGCTGTGTTTTTCAAGGCAATGACTGCCCAATACTTAGTTCAAAAAACCTACAAGGTGAAATCTGGGGATGTCGTTTTGGTCCACGCTGCCGCTGGTGGTGTTGGCCAAATCCTATCAGGATGGGCAAAGTCCTTAGGTGCTTTTGTAGTGGGCACAGTAGGATCTGAAGCTAAGTTTGCCGCAGCTAAAGAAGCAGGCTGCGATGCCGTGGTGGACTATTCAAAACCAAATTGGGTTGAAGAGTTTATGAAGGCAACAGGCGGTCGTAAAGCAAATGTAGTTTATGACTCGGTTGCTAAGACTACTTTCTTGGGATCACTCGATTGTGCTGCACCATTTGGCACGGTGGCTTTATTTGGTGCCGCCTCTGGACCTGCTCCAGAGATTCAACCTGAGATTCTAAATAAGAAGGGTTGCCTTTTCCTAACCAGACCTTCTGTATTCCCGCACAACGCAACACCGGAATTACTTCAAGAAAATGCTCGTGCAGTATTTGATGCGATTGCACAAGGTCGCGTGAAGGTACAGATCGGCGCGAAGTTCAAGCTCGAGCAAGCTGCTGATGCTCATAAAGCTGCAGAAGGTAGAAAAGTTTCAGGTGCGATCGTAATTACGCCGTAA
- a CDS encoding DsbE family thiol:disulfide interchange protein codes for MKAKFLIPLILFVILVGFLAVGLNRDPQEIPSPLIGKQAPAFELPQLADPQKTFSPESMKGKPWILNVWASWCVACREEHPVLVELGKLQVAPIIGLDYKDKRDDAMAMLARQGNPYLLSAFDANGRVGIDYGVYGVPETYVIDKAGVIRFKHIGPITMELLRKKIIPLLDELK; via the coding sequence ATGAAAGCCAAGTTTTTAATTCCACTGATTTTATTTGTCATTTTGGTTGGATTTTTAGCGGTAGGCTTAAATCGTGACCCACAGGAAATACCCTCGCCACTGATTGGTAAGCAGGCGCCTGCCTTTGAATTGCCTCAGCTAGCAGATCCTCAAAAAACCTTTTCACCAGAGAGTATGAAAGGCAAGCCTTGGATTTTGAATGTCTGGGCTTCTTGGTGTGTTGCTTGCCGTGAGGAGCACCCCGTTCTGGTTGAGCTGGGTAAATTGCAAGTGGCACCAATTATTGGATTGGATTACAAAGATAAACGTGACGACGCAATGGCCATGCTTGCTCGTCAAGGTAATCCGTATCTATTATCAGCTTTTGATGCCAATGGCCGAGTAGGCATTGATTATGGTGTCTATGGCGTTCCAGAGACCTACGTAATTGACAAAGCTGGCGTTATTCGGTTTAAACATATTGGACCGATCACGATGGAATTACTTCGTAAGAAGATCATTCCTTTATTAGATGAGCTCAAATAA
- a CDS encoding tripartite tricarboxylate transporter substrate binding protein, translated as MQKLLLTLILGSSFFTHHAAMAQVATYPNHQIKIISPFATGGIADGFSRIIAQGLSEAYGQPVVVENKTGGGGNIGADFVAKSPADGYTLIMGSIGTHAVNPYLVKSMPYDPFKDFVPVAFVLDAEGLLAVNPSVPVKNVSELISYIKANPGKVSYGSGGIGTASHLAGELFVLTAKVDMTHIPYKGNALAITDLIGGQTQLMFATMPTILPYVKSDKLRGLAVTGATRDPSMPDLPSISETLPGFDVKNWIGLFAPAGTPPAIVKKLNVEVGKIMEQPAVQKKLESEGAKYYAMSPEAFGSFQKKESVRWGKIIKSAGIKPE; from the coding sequence ATGCAAAAGTTACTCCTGACTCTCATTTTGGGCTCAAGCTTCTTTACTCATCATGCTGCGATGGCTCAAGTGGCCACTTACCCAAATCATCAAATTAAAATCATCTCCCCATTTGCTACCGGTGGTATCGCTGATGGTTTTTCACGAATCATTGCTCAGGGATTAAGCGAGGCTTATGGTCAGCCAGTGGTAGTGGAAAACAAAACGGGTGGCGGAGGTAATATTGGGGCTGATTTCGTGGCCAAATCTCCGGCAGATGGCTACACCTTAATTATGGGCAGTATTGGTACGCATGCAGTAAACCCCTACTTGGTGAAGAGCATGCCCTATGATCCATTTAAGGATTTTGTACCGGTAGCTTTTGTGCTTGATGCTGAAGGTTTGTTAGCTGTTAATCCTAGCGTCCCAGTAAAAAATGTCAGTGAGCTCATTAGCTACATCAAGGCTAATCCAGGAAAAGTATCCTATGGGTCGGGTGGTATTGGTACCGCTAGTCATTTGGCAGGAGAACTTTTTGTTCTCACCGCAAAGGTTGATATGACACATATCCCTTACAAGGGAAATGCATTAGCAATTACTGATTTAATTGGTGGCCAAACTCAATTAATGTTTGCCACGATGCCTACAATTCTGCCTTATGTAAAGAGCGATAAATTGCGTGGCTTGGCGGTAACAGGTGCCACTAGAGATCCTTCTATGCCGGATCTGCCGAGTATTAGTGAGACGCTGCCTGGATTCGATGTCAAAAATTGGATTGGCTTATTTGCTCCTGCCGGCACTCCGCCTGCCATTGTGAAGAAGCTCAATGTGGAAGTGGGAAAAATTATGGAACAGCCTGCAGTTCAGAAAAAGTTAGAGTCAGAGGGGGCGAAGTATTACGCCATGTCACCCGAGGCTTTTGGGTCATTTCAGAAGAAAGAATCAGTCCGCTGGGGCAAGATCATTAAAAGTGCCGGGATTAAGCCTGAATAG
- the ccmC gene encoding heme ABC transporter permease CcmC: MSNVNNLSSSHVMSWFKFSSPSAFYPLAGKMIPWFWALTVIFGSAGLWVSFFVAPVDAVQGQGYRIIFVHVPVSWMSMFIYVVMATWAGLGLILNTRLSAMMAQALAPIGAWMAFLSLWTGAFWGKPMWGAWWVWDARLTSELILLFLYLGFIALQASIDNVRRADKAGAILALVGVVNVPIIYFSVKWWNTLHQGASVSLTKAPAMAQTMLWGMLLMALCLWMYSIAVGLMRVRTIILEREAHTDWVRQLNEVKH; encoded by the coding sequence ATGAGTAATGTAAATAATTTATCTTCTAGTCACGTAATGAGCTGGTTCAAATTTTCGAGTCCGAGTGCCTTTTATCCACTAGCCGGAAAAATGATTCCTTGGTTCTGGGCCCTCACCGTTATTTTTGGATCTGCCGGCTTGTGGGTAAGTTTCTTTGTGGCACCGGTAGATGCAGTGCAAGGTCAGGGTTACCGCATTATTTTTGTTCATGTACCGGTCTCTTGGATGTCAATGTTTATCTATGTGGTGATGGCTACATGGGCCGGATTAGGCCTGATATTGAATACTCGCCTATCGGCCATGATGGCTCAGGCCTTGGCCCCGATCGGTGCCTGGATGGCTTTCTTATCTCTGTGGACTGGTGCATTTTGGGGCAAACCTATGTGGGGTGCTTGGTGGGTATGGGACGCCCGCCTAACCTCAGAATTAATCCTACTCTTTTTGTATCTTGGTTTTATCGCTTTGCAGGCCTCTATTGATAATGTCCGCCGTGCCGATAAAGCCGGCGCGATCTTGGCCTTAGTTGGTGTGGTGAATGTACCTATTATTTATTTTTCAGTGAAATGGTGGAATACCTTGCATCAAGGCGCCTCCGTTTCGCTAACCAAAGCACCAGCCATGGCTCAGACTATGCTTTGGGGTATGTTGTTGATGGCTTTATGCTTATGGATGTACTCAATTGCAGTAGGGTTAATGCGTGTGCGCACCATCATTTTGGAGCGTGAGGCTCATACTGATTGGGTTAGACAATTAAATGAGGTGAAGCATTAA